The following proteins come from a genomic window of Carassius carassius chromosome 10, fCarCar2.1, whole genome shotgun sequence:
- the LOC132151456 gene encoding meiosis regulator and mRNA stability factor 1-like, with the protein MLILRHPRLFTATISRKSGNQGDVWRHCGRLEKSDSMEVRDPVLELKDVPPPPPPPPLPLLHSTGSPPCLGPGRLSVSVCSRCEASIHLQQGCGEAGGGFPLCFSQTNTLPHAGSVGAPCCGGLRQQHTCAPPGVCLCHRAPSLSHGDPSSPSHLCSLHLSVGRAPQCVKGVHCLQDCWRKSLHVDSEKVWPNIPPPVPVCNGCGVTGASSDGLLGVHFGKATQKYGPLETETLPPIGVFWDIENCAVPSGRSAATVVQRLRERFFQGHREAEFICVCDINKENKAVIQELNNCQVTVAHINATAKNAADDKLRQSLRRFAETHAAPATVIVVSSDVNFASELSDLRHRHGFQVILVHKSQASSALLQHAHLRAAFEEFVSDLPPGMIVKSQPSFSLLFVHRLPTHRDAKAVANRLQRLSNNCGGKVLGVSGSCAVLRFASTDAAERARKRMENEDVLGHRIVLSFSPDGPEEEEERRPPAASSSSVFLPVEKPHSPRRLRRASCSCQGGSHAPERPYSPRRAGHASSCSPVMKSLPQAVSAVTRPATASPQSLPVLCAAVKPVEPPQRSRRRDSPGQMFQVSTPSAFSKLSLQRNLSPMMLSQSSWSSRSASPCLSNRSSPLTAPSPSICTDGLAEPFSDGVDVQVTNLDYRMSRKDLQQILRDVFAKHGRVKSVDLSPHTDYQLKARVHMSSLQQAIGAVSLLHRYKIGSKRIHVSLVTGASNKSLTCLSSEIVNILQDAPANCLPLYKFTETYERKFGRKLVVSDLYRLPEVVCVREQGGGRLVCLLSSTQARQSPLGSAHSHNSSSTASPVLFEELEYHEPVCRQHCTQQDFSESDFDPDSYVIPFVLVSLKVLAAHVHSLLQSHEGTVPLLR; encoded by the exons ATGCTAATTTTACGACATCCGCGTTTGTTTACGGCAACGATCAGTCGGAAGTCTGGTAACCAGGGAGACGTCTGGAGACACTGCGGCCGGCTTGAGAAG AGCGACTCCATGGAGGTCCGTGATCCGGTCCTGGAGCTGAAGGAcgtccctcctcctcctcctcctcctcctcttcctctcctccacAGTACCGGTTCTCCACCGTGTCTCGGGCCGGGCCGCCTCAGTGTAAGCGTGTGTTCCCGCTGTGAGGCCAGCATCCATCTGCAGCAGGGTTGTGGTGAAGCGGGTGGAGGCTTTCCTCTGTGTTTCTCTCAGACAAACACCCTTCCTCACGCCGGGTCTGTGGGAGCGCCCTGCTGCGGGGGTTTGAGGCAGCAGCACACCTGTGCCCCGCCGGGTGTCTGTCTGTGccacagagcgccctctctctctcacggTGACCCGTCCTCACCCTCTCACCTCTGCTCTCTGCACCTGAGTGTGGGCCGCGCACCGCAGTGTGTGAAGGGCGTTCACTGTTTGCAGGACTGCTGGAGAAAG AGTTTACATGTTGACTCGGAGAAGGTCTGGCCGAACATCCCTCCTCCTGTCCCTGTGTGCAACGGCTGTGGTGTGACGGGCGCATCGTCTGACGGTCTGCTGGGGGTCCATTTCGGCAAAGCCACACAGAAATACG GTCCTCTGGAGACTGAAACACTGCCGCCCATCGGGGTGTTCTGGGACATCGAGAACTGTGCGGTTCCCAGCGGACGCTCGGCCGCGACCGTAGTGCAGAGACTCCGAGAGCGTTTCTTCCAGGGACACCGCGAGGCCGagttcatctgtgtgtgtgacaTCAACAAGGAGAACAAGGCCGTCATCCAGGAGCTCAACAACTGCCAG GTGACCGTCGCACACATTAATGCCACTGCCAAGAATGCAGCAGATGACAAACTGCGTCAGAGCCTCCGGCGATTCGCAGAGACACACGCCGCTCCCGCCACAGTCATCGTTGTCTCAT CGGACGTGAACTTCGCCAGTGAGCTGAGTGACCTGCGGCATCGACACGGGTTCCAGGTGATTCTGGTCCACAAGAGCCAGGCCTCGTCTGCCCTGCTGCAGCATGCACACCTGCGCGCCGCTTTCGAGGAGTTCGTCTCAGACCTTCCTCCTGGGATGATCGTCAAATCTCAG CCCAGTTTCAGCCTTCTGTTTGTGCACCGCCTCCCCACGCACCGCGACGCCAAAGCAGTGGCCAACCGGCTGCAGCGGCTCTCCAATAACTGTGGAGGGAAGGTGTTGGGTGTGTCGGGCAGCTGCGCCGTGCTCCGGTTCGCCAGCACTGATGCAGCCGAGCGCGCCCGCAAGCGCATGGAGAACGAAGACGTCCTGGGCCACCGAATCGTGCTGTCCTTCTCTCCCGACGGCccggaggaggaagaggagcgcCGGCCTCCTGCCGCCTCCTCCTCTTCGGTCTTCCTGCCCGTGGAGAAGCCGCACTCGCCCCGTCGCCTGCGGCGGGCATCTTGCTCATGCCAGGGCGGAAGCCACGCCCCCGAGCGCCCGTATAGTCCCAGGAGAGCAGGCCACGCCTCCTCATGCAGCCCTGTGATGAAATCCCTCCCCCAG GCTGTGAGTGCTGTGACCCGACCTGCGACTGCCTCTCCCCAGAGTCTCCCCGTCCTGTGTGCTGCCGTTAAACCGGTAGAGCCGCCGCAGCGCAGCCGCAG gcGGGACTCTCCTGGCCAGATGTTTCAGGTCAGCACTCCTTCAGCATTCAGTAAACTAAGTTTGCAGCGGAACCTCAGTCCCATGATGCTCTCTCAGAGCTCATGGTCATCACG GAGCGCGTCCCCCTGCCTGTCGAACCGTTCGTCTCCGCTGACCGCTCCGTCCCCCAGCATCTGCACAGATGGCCTGGCCGAGCCCTTCTCTGATGGAGTGGACGTTCAGGTCACTAATCTGGACTACAGGATGTCACGCAAGGATCTGCAGCAAATACTACGAGACGTGTTTGCTAAACATGGCAGA GTGAAGAGTGTGGATTTGAGTCCTCACACTGACTATCAGCTGAAGGCGCGGGTTCACATGAGTTCGCTCCAGCAGGCCATCGGCGCCGTCAGTCTGCTGCATCGCTATAAAATCGGCAGCAAGAGGATTCATGTGTCTCTCGTCACCGGAGCCAGTAACAAATCTCTCACCTGCCTCAG CTCCGAGATCGTCAACATCCTGCAGGACGCACCGGCCAACTGCCTGCCTCTCTACAAGTTCACAGAGACGTACGAGAGGAA gttcGGTCGTAAGCTGGTGGTCAGTGATCTGTACCGGCTGCCGGAGGTGGTGTGTGTGCGTGAGCAGGGCGGTGGGCGGCTGGTGTGTCTGCTGTCCAGCACTCAGGCTCGGCAGAGCCCGCTAGGATCCGCACACTCTCACAACAGCTCCAGCACCGCCAGTCCTGTTCTGTTCGAGGAGCTGGAGTACCACGAGCCCGTCTGCAGACAACACTGCACTCAGCAGGACTTCAG TGAGTCTGATTTTGATCCGGATTCTTACGTGATCCCATTTGTGCTGGTGTCTCTAAAAGTTCTGGCTGCTCATGTCCACAGTTTACTGCAGAGTCACGAGGGAACGGTGCCACTGCTCAGGTAA
- the LOC132152224 gene encoding cyclic AMP-dependent transcription factor ATF-4-like isoform X1: MSLSLEDVGALFLGPSSLMADPFGPLLDDDEESALSEGWSSPLSSSSPLSPSRPASVGCESLSWTPAQTELEQSRAGDVFSGMDWMTEKLDLSDFDLDSLIGSCDSDEPPSSPEELLACLDTDTNLDLDSLPLGSSELGLALTFDLPLPEEPVEIKCEPLSPDPSFTLELGSEVSVLPSPELPLSPPLVVLLLTPKEEANAGDSSDSDSGISVSGSDPEPSPKPTDSSRTKPYSRPDPDGTPAVTSRVKAAPGAPKVVEKKLKKMEQNKTAATRYRQKKRSEQETLSSECTELEKRNQQLQERAESISREIRYLKDLMEEIQSAKNRRSKAKPQDTVSAGQS, from the exons ATGTCTCTGAGTCTGGAGGACGTGGGGGCCCTGTTCCTTGGGCCCTCGTCTCTGATGGCTGACCCCTTCGGGCCCCTTCTGGACGATGATGAGGAGAGCGCTCTGTCAGAGGGGTGGTCATCACCCCTCTCCTCTTCCTCGCCCCTCTCTCCCTCTCGTCCCGCTTCTGTAGGGTGTGAGTCTCTCTCCTGGACGCCTGCACAAACAGAGCTCGAGCAGAGCCGAG CAGGCGACGTGTTCTCTGGCATGGATTGGATGACGGAGAAGTTAGACCTGAGTGACTTCGACCTGGATTCTCTCATCGGATCGTGTGATTCAGACGAGCCTCCCAGTTCTCCGGAGGAACTGCTGGCCTGCCTGGACACAGACACGAACCTGGACCTGGATTCACTTCCGCTCGGCTCCTCCGAGCTGGGCCTGgcgctgacctttgacctccccCTCCCAGAGGAGCCTGTGGAGATCAAGTGTGAGCCTCTGTCTCCTGATCCGAGCTTCACGCTGGAGCTGGGCAGCGAGGTGTCCGTGCTCCCGTCTCCTGAACTCCCGCTCTCTCCTCCCCTCGTGGTGCTGCTGCTGACTCCCAAAGAGGAGGCAAACGCTGGCGATTCGTCCGACAGTGACAGCGGGATCTCCGTCTCCGGATCAGATCCCGAACCCTCGCCGAAGCCCACAGACTCCTCCAGAACCAAACCCTACTCCAGACCCGACCCAGACGGCACTCCAGCCGTTACGAGCCGCGTGAAGGCCGCTCCCGGCGCTCCTAAAGTGGTGGAGAAGAAACTGAAGAAGATGGAGCAGAACAAAACGGCAGCGACGCGCTATCGGCAGAAGAAGCGCTCCGAGCAGGAGACGCTGAGCTCCGAGTGTACCGAGCTGGAGAAGAGAAACCAGCAGCTCCAGGAGCGAGCGGAGTCCATCAGCCGAGAGATCCGCTATCTGAAGGACCTCATGGAGGAGATCCAGTCTGCTAAGAACCGCAGGAGCAAAGCCAAACCCCAGGACACCGTCAGCGCTGGTCAGAGTTAG
- the LOC132151454 gene encoding apolipoprotein L3-like: protein MGNTSRESTIVSDSDFRSFMHTGESFTNTLQVFVSHLPSCASALERQITELQEVADGVDKTHKGVKIAGITGGATGAVGGAAAVAGILLSPVTLGASLAITVVGVGVAAAGGVTGASAAITNKVRKDQVRKKVETILRECQSEMEEVEGYLDNISTEMGKLREYDLLTLERVNVKSAKIVRLVGIAGGASTAMSVMSRSSGVIHGFAVGMDLYFTGQDSEKLKKESKSRFAQQILEVAEQIQTGLTELMNMREKLLSEEI from the exons ATGGGAAACACTTCGA GAGAATCTACAATAGTTTCAGATTCAGACTTCAG GTCCTTCATGCACACTGGTGAAAGCTTCACAAACACTCTTCAGGTCTTTGTTTCTCATCTGCCCAGTTGTGCAAGCGCTCTAGAGAGACAGATTACTGAGCTGCAGGAAGTGGCTGATGGTGTGGATAAGACACACAAAGGGGTGAAGATCGCTGGCATCACTGGAGGAGCCACAGGAGCGGTGGGCGGCGCGGCGGCCGTGGCCGGGATCCTCCTGTCCCCCGTGACCCTGGGAGCGTCTCTGGCCATCACGGTGGTCGGGGTCGGGGTCGCGGCCGCTGGCGGGGTCACGGGGGCCTCGGCCGCCATCACCAACAAGGTCAGAAAAGATCAGGTCAGGAAGAAGGTGGAAACCATCCTTAGGGAGTGCCAAAGTGAGATGGAGGAGGTTGAAGGTTACTTGGATAACATCAGCACAGAGATGGGAAAGCTCCGAGAATATGACCTGCTGACGCTGGAACGCGTCAATGTGAAATCTGCAAAGATTGTGCGTCTCGTGGGCATCGCAGGCGGAGCGTCGACGGCCATGAGCGTGATGAGCCGATCCTCAGGCGTGATCCATGGCTTCGCCGTCGGCATGGATCTGTACTTCACCGGACAAGATTCAGAGAAACTCAAGAAAGAGTCGAAGAGCAGATTTGCTCAGCAGATCCTTGAGGTGGCCGAACAGATTCAGACCGGCCTTACAGAGCTGATGAACATGAGAGAGAAACTGCTCTCGGAAGAGATATGA
- the LOC132151412 gene encoding RNA binding protein fox-1 homolog 2-like, whose protein sequence is MSVGSDPLQNSSSALFALHTQHLRPSSMLMSTDVASVMLPVSHGILEHERDLDSGSAAARGMKRGDPEPEGGLAAGDSIGAECKRARMDGTEDTGQASQDTMGAVEGVVAPFSSFPPPPPPPPQNGLALEFGAGSIYTTGGQTEAPAGVSSTPSSNPSAQVSAKAPRADGDI, encoded by the exons ATGAGCGTCGGTTCTGATCCTCTGCAGAACTCCTCGTCTGCGTTATTCGCTCTTCATACGCAACATCTGCGGCCCTCTTCAATGTTAATGTCGACCGACGTCGCATCTGTGATGCTGCCCGTGAGCCACGGGATCCTGGAGCACGAGCGGGATCTGGACTCCGGTTCGGCGGCGGCTCGGGGGATGAAGCGCGGGGATCCGGAGCCGGAGGGCGGCTTGGCGGCGGGGGATTCGATCGGGGCTGAATGCAAACGAGCGCGGATGGACGGTACCGAGGACACCGGACAG GCTTCACAGGACACGATGGGAGCTGTGGAGGGTGTGGTGGCTCCGTTCTCCTCCTTCCCTCCTcctccgcctcctcctcctcagaACGGCCTGGCGCTGGAGTTTGGGGCCGGCAGCATTTACACCACAGGGGGCCAAACGGAGGCCCCTGCAGGGGTCAGCAGCACCCCCTCCTCTAACCCCAGCGCTCAAGTAAGTGCTAAAGCTCCTCGAGCAGATGGTGACATCTGA
- the LOC132152224 gene encoding cyclic AMP-dependent transcription factor ATF-4-like isoform X2 — MSLSLEDVGALFLGPSSLMADPFGPLLDDDEESALSEGWSSPLSSSSPLSPSRPASVGCESLSWTPAQTELEQSRGDVFSGMDWMTEKLDLSDFDLDSLIGSCDSDEPPSSPEELLACLDTDTNLDLDSLPLGSSELGLALTFDLPLPEEPVEIKCEPLSPDPSFTLELGSEVSVLPSPELPLSPPLVVLLLTPKEEANAGDSSDSDSGISVSGSDPEPSPKPTDSSRTKPYSRPDPDGTPAVTSRVKAAPGAPKVVEKKLKKMEQNKTAATRYRQKKRSEQETLSSECTELEKRNQQLQERAESISREIRYLKDLMEEIQSAKNRRSKAKPQDTVSAGQS, encoded by the exons ATGTCTCTGAGTCTGGAGGACGTGGGGGCCCTGTTCCTTGGGCCCTCGTCTCTGATGGCTGACCCCTTCGGGCCCCTTCTGGACGATGATGAGGAGAGCGCTCTGTCAGAGGGGTGGTCATCACCCCTCTCCTCTTCCTCGCCCCTCTCTCCCTCTCGTCCCGCTTCTGTAGGGTGTGAGTCTCTCTCCTGGACGCCTGCACAAACAGAGCTCGAGCAGAGCCGAG GCGACGTGTTCTCTGGCATGGATTGGATGACGGAGAAGTTAGACCTGAGTGACTTCGACCTGGATTCTCTCATCGGATCGTGTGATTCAGACGAGCCTCCCAGTTCTCCGGAGGAACTGCTGGCCTGCCTGGACACAGACACGAACCTGGACCTGGATTCACTTCCGCTCGGCTCCTCCGAGCTGGGCCTGgcgctgacctttgacctccccCTCCCAGAGGAGCCTGTGGAGATCAAGTGTGAGCCTCTGTCTCCTGATCCGAGCTTCACGCTGGAGCTGGGCAGCGAGGTGTCCGTGCTCCCGTCTCCTGAACTCCCGCTCTCTCCTCCCCTCGTGGTGCTGCTGCTGACTCCCAAAGAGGAGGCAAACGCTGGCGATTCGTCCGACAGTGACAGCGGGATCTCCGTCTCCGGATCAGATCCCGAACCCTCGCCGAAGCCCACAGACTCCTCCAGAACCAAACCCTACTCCAGACCCGACCCAGACGGCACTCCAGCCGTTACGAGCCGCGTGAAGGCCGCTCCCGGCGCTCCTAAAGTGGTGGAGAAGAAACTGAAGAAGATGGAGCAGAACAAAACGGCAGCGACGCGCTATCGGCAGAAGAAGCGCTCCGAGCAGGAGACGCTGAGCTCCGAGTGTACCGAGCTGGAGAAGAGAAACCAGCAGCTCCAGGAGCGAGCGGAGTCCATCAGCCGAGAGATCCGCTATCTGAAGGACCTCATGGAGGAGATCCAGTCTGCTAAGAACCGCAGGAGCAAAGCCAAACCCCAGGACACCGTCAGCGCTGGTCAGAGTTAG